One Brassica napus cultivar Da-Ae chromosome A1, Da-Ae, whole genome shotgun sequence genomic region harbors:
- the LOC106427925 gene encoding protein DETOXIFICATION 43 has product MTEAGDLTSVPNSVIKPFPFLVIFKDLKHVFSMDAIGREILSMAFPAALAFAADPIASLIDTAYIGRLGAVELAALGVSIAIFNQASRITIFPVVSVTTSFVAEEDTMEKMKEDEANKAITHANTSAVQDSLEKGVASPASNNTSQPQQTPASDTKPSSGNKAKKKGKKNIKSASTAMIIGLILGLVQAIALIFSSKVLLGVMGVKPNSAVLSPAHKYLTIRSLGSPALLLSLSMQGIFRGFKDTKTPLYATVVADVINIILDPIFIFVLHLGVSGAAIAHVISQYFMTLILFIRLASKVNLMPPNFGELQFGKFLKSGGLLLARTVAVTFCQTLAAAVMARLGTTPMAAFQICLQVWLTTSLLADGLAVAGQAILACSFAEKDYNKVTAATSRVLQMGFVLGLGLSVFVGLGLYFGAGVFSKDAAVIHLIAIGIPFVAATQPINSIAFVLDGVNFGASDFAYTAYSMVGVAAITIAAIIYMAKFYGFLGIWIALTIYMGLRTVTGIARIATGTGPWKFLRGRSPSSS; this is encoded by the exons ATGACGGAAGCTGGTGATCTTACTTCGGTTCCAAACAGTGTGATCAAGCCGTTCCCATTTCTTGTTATCTTCAAAGATTTAAA ACATGTATTCAGTATGGATGCCATTGGGCGAGAGATACTAAGCATGGCGTTTCCGGCGGCTCTTGCTTTTGCTGCTGATCCAATAGCGTCTCTGATCGACACCGCTTATATTGGACGTTTAGGAGCGGTTGAGCTAGCAGCGCTTGGAGTATCCATTGCGATATTCAATCAAGCTTCTAGAATCACGATATTCCCAGTTGTGAGCGTCACAACTTCCTTTGTCGCTGAGGAAGACACgatggagaagatgaaagaagaCGAAGCAAACAAAGCCATTACTCATGCAAATACTTCAGCTGTTCAAGATTCCTTGGAAAAAGGTGTTGCGTCACCGGCAAGTAACAACACGAGCCAGCCGCAGCAAACGCCAG CTTCGGATACAAAGCCAAGCAGCGGAAACAAAgcaaaaaagaaaggaaagaagAATATCAAATCGGCATCAACGGCCATGATCATAGGGTTAATCCTAGGCCTTGTGCAAGCCATTGCCTTGATTTTCAGCTCGAAGGTGCTTCTAGGCGTCATGGGAGTGAAACCG AATTCAGCAGTGTTATCACCAGCGCACAAGTACTTGACCATACGATCATTAGGTTCTCCTGCATTGCTTTTATCACTTTCAATGCAAGGCATTTTTCGTGGCTTCAAGGACACCAAAACTCCTCTATATGCTACTG TTGTGGCAGATGTTATCAACATCATTCTCGACCCAATTTTCATCTTTGTGCTGCACCTTGGCGTCAGCGGTGCGGCCATTGCTCATGTCATTTCTCA GTACTTCATGACTCTAATATTGTTCATCCGCCTCGCGAGTAAAGTTAATTTGATGCCACCAAACTTCGGAGAATTACAGTTCGGAAAATTCCTTAAAAGTG GGGGATTATTGCTGGCGAGGACCGTAGCTGTAACGTTTTGTCAGACATTAGCAGCAGCAGTGATGGCTCGTCTGGGAACAACACCCATGGCTGCTTTTCAAATATGCTTACAAGTCTGGTTAACTACTTCTCTCCTCGCCGATGGTCTTGCCGTTGCCGGTCAA GCCATTCTGGCTTGTTCCTTTGCGGAGAAAGACTACAACAAAGTGACTGCTGCTACATCGCGTGTTCTACAG ATGGGTTTTGTGTTAGGACTTGGACTGTCCGTTTTTGTTGGATTGGGTTTATACTTTGGTGCTGGAGTATTCTCCAAGGATGCTGCCGTTATTCACCTCATAGCCATTGGAATACCG TTTGTAGCAGCAACACAGCCAATAAACTCAATCGCTTTTGTGCTGGACGGAGTCAATTTTGGAGCATCAGATTTTGCTTACACTGCATACTCCATG GTAGGAGTTGCGGCCATAACCATTGCAGCAATAATATACATGGCAAAGTTCTATGGTTTTCTAGGAATATGGATAGCCCTTACGATCTATATGGGTCTCCGAACCGTTACTGGAATTGCCAG GATAGCAACAGGAACCGGACCGTGGAAATTCTTGCGTGGACGATCCCCTTCATCTTCCTAG
- the LOC125588630 gene encoding uncharacterized protein LOC125588630, which produces MAVPKAIVLPLLLVLCGAALGASAYEGYLRNGNFEESPKKTDMKKTVLIGKTALPEWETTGFVEYMSGGPQPGGMFFPVAHGVHAVRLGNEATISQKLKVKPGSLYSLTFGASRTCAQEEVLRVSVPPQTGDLPLQTLYNSFGGDVYAWAFVPKTSEVTVTFHNPGVQEDPACGPLLDAVAIKELVQPTYTEGNLVKNGGFEEGPHRLVNSTQGVLLPPKQEDVTSPLPGWIIESLKAVKFIDSKNFNVPFGQAAIELVAGKESAIAQVIRTSPGQTYSLSFVVGDAKNDCHGSMMVEAFAARDTLKVTHTSVGGGHVKTASLKFKALEARTRITFFSGFYHTKKNDIGSLCGPVIDQIVVSHVA; this is translated from the exons atggCCGTGCCTAAAGCCATTGTTCTACCTCTCTTACTAGTCTTATGTGGTGCTGCTCTTGGAGCTTCTGCTTATGAAG GATACCTTCGTAATGGCAACTTCGAGGAGTCACCAAAGAAAACCGACATGAAAAAGACAGTCCTAATCGGCAAAACCGCCTTACCCGAATGGGAAACCACCGGTTTCGTCGAGTACATGTCCGGTGGACCTCAACCAGGAGGCATGTTCTTCCCCGTTGCTCACGGTGTCCACGCCGTGAGGCTCGGAAACGAAGCAACGATCTCCCAGAAGCTAAAAGTAAAGCCAGGCTCTCTCTACTCACTCACCTTCGGCGCATCAAGAACTTGCGCGCAAGAAGAAGTGCTTAGAGTCTCTGTCCCTCCTCAGACCGGTGACTTACCTCTTCAGACACTCTACAACAGCTTCGGAGGTGATGTCTACGCGTGGGCTTTCGTCCCCAAGACTTCTGAAGTTACTGTGACTTTCCATAACCCTGGAGTTCAAGAAGATCCTGCTTGTGGTCCTTTGTTGGACGCTGTGGCCATTAAAGAGCTTGTTCAGCCAACGTACACCGAAGGTAACTTGGTGAAGAACGGAGGGTTCGAAGAAGGTCCTCACCGTCTAGTGAACTCAACGCAAGGAGTGCTTCTCCCACCTAAACAAGAAGATGTCACATCTCCTTTACCTGGATGGATCATAGAGTCTCTCAAGGCAGTGAAGTTCATAGACTCCAAGAACTTCAATGTTCCCTTTGGACAAGCTGCGATAGAGCTTGTGGCAGGGAAAGAAAGTGCTATTGCGCAAGTCATTAGGACCTCACCAGGTCAAACCTATAGCCTCTCCTTTGTTGTTGGAGATGCTAAAAACGACTGTCATGGTTCCATGATGGTTGAAGCTTTTGCGGCTAGAGATACACTGAAAGTGACACACACTTCAGTTGGTGGAGGTCATGTTAAGACAGCGAGTCTCAAGTTCAAGGCGCTTGAGGCAAGAACTAGAATTACTTTCTTCAGTGGCTTTTACCATACCAAGAAGAACGATATTGGATCTCTTTGTGGACCTGTCATTGATCAGATTGTGGTTTCTCATGTCGCTTAG
- the LOC106427965 gene encoding histone-lysine N-methyltransferase 2C isoform X1, with protein MAFHVACPITCRRICSCSLGFPRDLRGADSKEDFLRGVRRVEDSLIDPWGSSKVVTVQVRAPKVRKDSIGDGAVDEAVAEEEASAQRKRVSLQRQAAVTVEAAEDYARRFESGVNEVSSNEEELAQCGVNVMCRMCFLGESHGSERARRMLSCKTCGKKYHKNCVKSWAQHRDLFHWSSWSCPSCRVCEVCRRTGDPNKFVFCKRCDAAYHCYCQHPPHKNVSSGPYLCPKHTRCHSCDSTVPGNGLSVRWFLSYTCCDACGRLFVKGNYCPLCLKVYRDSESTPMVCCDLCQRWVHCHCDGISDEKYLQFQADGNLQYKCATCRGEGYQVKDLQDAVQELWKKKDMVDAELVASLRAAAGLPTDEEIFSISPFSDDEENGPVSGRSVKLSIKGLVDKSPKKSKEYRKHVSKKGHHTKSELQQDSDVHHGMESQRSRLSGAKTDSFGIQMNERSDVRSSVAGICSTHEPRIVKHKRVDDVMVTDEEKPSRIVRIKCSNKPQDSDSEETSLKAKKLVINLGARKINVSDSSKSNVVSHSRDRDQSSGEVRTLKISGRFGKTKSEGSKGTFGSITQFPASTSAGSHVDDKTSISPSLQKEARPLLKFKLRKPDSGDQTSLATTQSEDEKLSSGKGQRSKRKRPSSLVDKASLEEDGDSRQDSPRSDEMMDANWILKKLGKDSIGKRVEVQGSQNSWNKGTVTDVIRDTSTLSVSLDDGSMKTFELGKHNVRFIPQKQKRSRS; from the exons ATGGCCTTTCACGTAGCTTGCCCAATCACTTG CCGTCGGATCTGCTCCTGCTCCCTAGGGTTCCCTCGCGATCTCCGCGGCGCCGATTCGAAAGAGGACTTTCTGAGAGGCGTTCGCCGAGTGGAGGATTCTCTGATCGATCCTTGGGGCTCTTCTAAGGTTGTTACGGTTCAGGTTAGGGCTCCGAAGGTTCGTAAGGATTCGATTGGAGATGGCGCCGTTGACGAAGCGGTGGCGGAGGAGGAGGCTTCGGCGCAGAGGAAGCGTGTTTCTCTTCAGAGACAAGCTGCAGTTACGGTTGAGGCTGCCGAGGATTACGCTCGGAGGTTCGAATCTGGTGTCAATGAG GTTTCCTCAAACGAGGAGGAGTTAGCTCAGTGTGGCGTGAATGTGATGTGTAGAATGTGCTTCTTGGGGGAAAGTCATGGAAGCGAGAGAGCGAGGAGGATGCTTTCTTGTAAAACCTGTGGGAAGAAGTACCACAAGAATTGTGTCAAGTCTTGGGCTCAGCATAGAG ATTTGTTTCATTGGAGTTCATGGAGTTGTCCCTCGTGCCGGGTTTGTgag GTTTGTCGTAGAACAGGAGATCCGAACAAGTTTGTGTTCTGCAAAAGGTGTGATGCTGCTTACCATTGTTATTGCCAACATCCTCCACACAAG AATGTAAGTTCTGGGCCGTATTTGTGCCCGAAGCATACAAGATGCCACAGCTGTGATTCTACCGTCCCTGGAAACGGCCTTAGTGTCAG GTGGTTTTTATCATATACTTGCTGTGATGCTTGTGGCAGATTGTTTGTGAAAGGAAATTATTGCCCTCTATGCTTGAAG GTGTATAGGGATTCAGAATCAACGCCAATGGTATGCTGCGATCTTTGTCAGCGTTGGGTGCATTGCCATTGCGACGGAATAAG TGATGAGAAATATCTCCAGTTTCAAGCTGATGGGAACCTACAATATAAATGTGCCACATGCCGTGGGGAGGGTTATCAG GTGAAGGATCTTCAGGATGCTGTTCAAGAACTTTGGAAGAAGAAAGATATGGTGGACGCAGAGTTAGTTGCTAGTTTAAGGGCTGCTGCTGGTTTGCCAACAGATGAAGAAATATTTTCGATCTCTCCGTTTTCAGATGATGAAGAAAACGGTCCTGTGTCTGGGCGTTCAGTGAAGCTTTCTATCAAAGGACTGGTGGATAAATCCCCAAAGAAAAGCAAGGAGTACAGAAAACATGTTAGTAAAAAAGGTCACCATACTAAGTCAGAGCTCCAACAGGATTCTGATGTGCATCACGGGATGGAATCTCAGAGAAGCAGGCTAAGTGGTGCTAAAACTGATAGTTTTGGGATTCAGATGAATGAACGATCTGATGTTCGTTCTTCTGTGGCTGGAATTTGCTCAACGCATGAACCTAGGATTGTGAAACACAAGAGGGTTGATGACGTTATGGTGACCGATGAAGAAAAGCCATCAAGGATAGTGAGAATAAAGTGTAGCAACAAGCCTCAGGATTCTGATAGCGAAGAGACATCATTGAAGGCAAAGAAGTTGGTCATTAATCTTGGCGCGAGGAAAATAAATGTCAGCGATTCTTCCAAGTCCAATGTTGTTTCTCATTCGAGGGACAGAGATCAGTCTTCTGGTGAGGTACGAACCTTGAAGATATCTGGAAGATTTGGGAAAACTAAATCTGAAGGAAGTAAAGGTACTTTTGGGTCGATCACACAGTTCCCTGCATCAACAAGCGCAGGTAGTCATGTTGATGACAAAACATCCATCTCACCATCTTTACAGAAAGAAGCTAGACCTCTGCTGAAATTTAAACTCAGGAAACCTGATTCGGGAGATCAGACATCTTTGGCTACAACGCAATCTGAGGATGAAAAGCTGAGTTCTGGAAAGGGTCAAAGATCGAAGAGAAAGAGACCTTCAAGTTTAGTGGACAAGGCTTCTTTGGAGGAAGACGGTGATTCTCGTCAAGATAGTCCCAGGAGCGATGAGATGATGGATGCTAACTGGATTTTGAAAAAGTTGGGTAAAGATTCAATAGGAAAGAGAGTCGAAGTCCAAGGATCACAGAACTCATG GAATAAAGGAACAGTAACAGACGTTATTAGAGACACGTCCACATTGTCGGTTTCTCTAGATGATGGAAGCATGAAGACATTTGAACTTGGGAAGCACAATGTCCGCTTCATACCGCAGAAGCAAAAGAGGTCGAGGAGTTGA
- the LOC106427965 gene encoding histone-lysine N-methyltransferase 2C isoform X2 has translation MAFHVACPITCRRICSCSLGFPRDLRGADSKEDFLRGVRRVEDSLIDPWGSSKVVTVQVRAPKVRKDSIGDGAVDEAVAEEEASAQRKRVSLQRQAAVTVEAAEDYARRFESGVNEVSSNEEELAQCGVNVMCRMCFLGESHGSERARRMLSCKTCGKKYHKNCVKSWAQHRDLFHWSSWSCPSCRVCEVCRRTGDPNKFVFCKRCDAAYHCYCQHPPHKNVSSGPYLCPKHTRCHSCDSTVPGNGLSVRWFLSYTCCDACGRLFVKGNYCPLCLKVYRDSESTPMVCCDLCQRWVHCHCDGISDEKYLQFQADGNLQYKCATCRGEGYQVKDLQDAVQELWKKKDMVDAELVASLRAAAGLPTDEEIFSISPFSDDEENGPVSGRSVKLSIKGLVDKSPKKSKEYRKHVSKKGHHTKSELQQDSDVHHGMESQRSRLSGAKTDSFGIQMNERSDVRSSVAGICSTHEPRIVKHKRVDDVMVTDEEKPSRIVRIKCSNKPQDSDSEETSLKAKKLVINLGARKINVSDSSKSNVVSHSRDRDQSSGEVRTLKISGRFGKTKSEGSKGTFGSITQFPASTSAGSHVDDKTSISPSLQKEARPLLKFKLRKPDSGDQTSLATTQSEDEKLSSGKGQRSKRKRPSSLVDKASLEEDGDSRQDSPRSDEMMDANWILKKLGKDSIGKRVEVQGSQNSWNSNRRY, from the exons ATGGCCTTTCACGTAGCTTGCCCAATCACTTG CCGTCGGATCTGCTCCTGCTCCCTAGGGTTCCCTCGCGATCTCCGCGGCGCCGATTCGAAAGAGGACTTTCTGAGAGGCGTTCGCCGAGTGGAGGATTCTCTGATCGATCCTTGGGGCTCTTCTAAGGTTGTTACGGTTCAGGTTAGGGCTCCGAAGGTTCGTAAGGATTCGATTGGAGATGGCGCCGTTGACGAAGCGGTGGCGGAGGAGGAGGCTTCGGCGCAGAGGAAGCGTGTTTCTCTTCAGAGACAAGCTGCAGTTACGGTTGAGGCTGCCGAGGATTACGCTCGGAGGTTCGAATCTGGTGTCAATGAG GTTTCCTCAAACGAGGAGGAGTTAGCTCAGTGTGGCGTGAATGTGATGTGTAGAATGTGCTTCTTGGGGGAAAGTCATGGAAGCGAGAGAGCGAGGAGGATGCTTTCTTGTAAAACCTGTGGGAAGAAGTACCACAAGAATTGTGTCAAGTCTTGGGCTCAGCATAGAG ATTTGTTTCATTGGAGTTCATGGAGTTGTCCCTCGTGCCGGGTTTGTgag GTTTGTCGTAGAACAGGAGATCCGAACAAGTTTGTGTTCTGCAAAAGGTGTGATGCTGCTTACCATTGTTATTGCCAACATCCTCCACACAAG AATGTAAGTTCTGGGCCGTATTTGTGCCCGAAGCATACAAGATGCCACAGCTGTGATTCTACCGTCCCTGGAAACGGCCTTAGTGTCAG GTGGTTTTTATCATATACTTGCTGTGATGCTTGTGGCAGATTGTTTGTGAAAGGAAATTATTGCCCTCTATGCTTGAAG GTGTATAGGGATTCAGAATCAACGCCAATGGTATGCTGCGATCTTTGTCAGCGTTGGGTGCATTGCCATTGCGACGGAATAAG TGATGAGAAATATCTCCAGTTTCAAGCTGATGGGAACCTACAATATAAATGTGCCACATGCCGTGGGGAGGGTTATCAG GTGAAGGATCTTCAGGATGCTGTTCAAGAACTTTGGAAGAAGAAAGATATGGTGGACGCAGAGTTAGTTGCTAGTTTAAGGGCTGCTGCTGGTTTGCCAACAGATGAAGAAATATTTTCGATCTCTCCGTTTTCAGATGATGAAGAAAACGGTCCTGTGTCTGGGCGTTCAGTGAAGCTTTCTATCAAAGGACTGGTGGATAAATCCCCAAAGAAAAGCAAGGAGTACAGAAAACATGTTAGTAAAAAAGGTCACCATACTAAGTCAGAGCTCCAACAGGATTCTGATGTGCATCACGGGATGGAATCTCAGAGAAGCAGGCTAAGTGGTGCTAAAACTGATAGTTTTGGGATTCAGATGAATGAACGATCTGATGTTCGTTCTTCTGTGGCTGGAATTTGCTCAACGCATGAACCTAGGATTGTGAAACACAAGAGGGTTGATGACGTTATGGTGACCGATGAAGAAAAGCCATCAAGGATAGTGAGAATAAAGTGTAGCAACAAGCCTCAGGATTCTGATAGCGAAGAGACATCATTGAAGGCAAAGAAGTTGGTCATTAATCTTGGCGCGAGGAAAATAAATGTCAGCGATTCTTCCAAGTCCAATGTTGTTTCTCATTCGAGGGACAGAGATCAGTCTTCTGGTGAGGTACGAACCTTGAAGATATCTGGAAGATTTGGGAAAACTAAATCTGAAGGAAGTAAAGGTACTTTTGGGTCGATCACACAGTTCCCTGCATCAACAAGCGCAGGTAGTCATGTTGATGACAAAACATCCATCTCACCATCTTTACAGAAAGAAGCTAGACCTCTGCTGAAATTTAAACTCAGGAAACCTGATTCGGGAGATCAGACATCTTTGGCTACAACGCAATCTGAGGATGAAAAGCTGAGTTCTGGAAAGGGTCAAAGATCGAAGAGAAAGAGACCTTCAAGTTTAGTGGACAAGGCTTCTTTGGAGGAAGACGGTGATTCTCGTCAAGATAGTCCCAGGAGCGATGAGATGATGGATGCTAACTGGATTTTGAAAAAGTTGGGTAAAGATTCAATAGGAAAGAGAGTCGAAGTCCAAGGATCACAGAACTCATG GAACAGTAACAGACGTTATTAG